The DNA segment AATCTGCGGCCTTCTGCTGGTCTGGGTGGAAGGTCTCGCTGAATCGGCGGCCTTCCTACGCTGAATCCGCGGCCTCAGCAGACCATAATCTACGCTGAATCCGCGGCGTGCCCCCCGGTTATCCACGCTGAATCGGCGGCCCATACCTATAGGAGTCCTATACAAAAAACTTCCTATAGGACGCATGCGAGCCAGCTCCGAAAAAGGCCGCTGATTCAGCGTTGCGCCGAAGACTTCGGATGCACACCATCCGATAAGACGTTGAAAGAGGCTTGGGGCAGGGTGCCAGTGGGTAGGTGGCGACTCACGCCGCAGGACGGCACCGGCAGACACGGCACAAGGTAAGGCAGGTTGCAGGGGCATCAGGCCGACCTTGAGGTGACGCGCAGTGTCCTCGAACGCGCCCGTGCGACGACTGCGTCACGCAGGCGTTCGAACAGAGCGGCCGGTAGCAAACCGTAGCCCCAGTTCGATCCGAAGGCGGTAGTCACGGGCCGCAGATCGGGGCCAGGCCAAACGAAGCGATTCACCTCCGTCAGCACCGCCCAGCACGGTTCATCTTGCAGGCCCAAGCGTCGGCGAGTCGCCGGGGGGATCTCCATCCCTTCGTCCGGTGTGGATGGCGCCCGCGACGTGAGCGGCACGACGACGATGGATGAAACGCCTGCGGCATCTGTCGTGGCAATCACGACCGCGCACGGGCGGTCCTTGCGCGCCTCCTCGCGACCCTCAGCGGCCTCATGCGTCCAGAGGTACGCGTAGCGGATGACCTCGCCTGGAAGTGGCGGCGCTAGGCGTTGCGACTCAGGCAACTTCATCGTCGAAGCGGCGCGACTCCTCGGAAGGCTGAGCGGCGGCGATCACCTCGACGAGGTCGGGCGGCAACTCCTCGACCTTCATCGCCTGGCGATCACGGCGGCGCAGCCGCTCGTACTCCTCGACCGAGATCATCACCACGCGCGGGCGGCCGCGGCTGGTGACGGCGACGGGCTGGGTAAGCGCCTTGTCCTGGTAGAGCGCGAAGCGGCGCTGCACCTCGGCCGCGGGCACGGCGAGCGGCTCGGCCATGGAAGATGCTCCTATTTGCGTGGAACCAGCATAACTCGGCTAAGCCATGAAACTCAAGTTTCGCATGCAACGCAGCTAACACGATCCACAATGCAGGAGTCGCAAAGCGTCAAACGTTCCTTTGGGATTGCAACAGAGGGGCCCGGAAGGGCATTTTCGGGCTTCAGATGGCCCCTCACTCCCCCTCCCCTCCCCGCTTCGTCGCTTATTACCGGGTGAGCACCGACCGGCAGGGCCGCTCCGGGCTCGGACTCGACGCCCAGCGGGCGGCCGTCGATCGGCACGCAGCGGCGACCGGTGGGATCGTGTGTGCGAGCTTCGAGGAGGTGGAGAGCGGCAAGCGGAGCGACCGCCCGCAACTAGCGGCAGCGATGGCCGAGAGTCGGGCCCGTCGCGCCGTGCTGTTGATCGCTAAGCTCGACCGCCTGGCACGCGACGCACATTTCCTGCTGGGGCTGGAAAAGGCCGGCGTAGAATTCCTCGCTGTGGACATGCCGCATGCTAACCGACTGACCATCGGCATTATGGCGCTGGTAGCTGAGGAAGAAGCCCGCGCGATCAGCGCACGCACGCGCGCAGCCCTCGCTGCGGCAAAGATGCGTGGCGTAGTGCTGGGGAATCCGCGGCTGCAAGCCGGTGATAA comes from the Roseomonas sp. OT10 genome and includes:
- a CDS encoding type II toxin-antitoxin system prevent-host-death family antitoxin encodes the protein MAEPLAVPAAEVQRRFALYQDKALTQPVAVTSRGRPRVVMISVEEYERLRRRDRQAMKVEELPPDLVEVIAAAQPSEESRRFDDEVA
- a CDS encoding recombinase family protein, whose translation is MAPHSPSPPRFVAYYRVSTDRQGRSGLGLDAQRAAVDRHAAATGGIVCASFEEVESGKRSDRPQLAAAMAESRARRAVLLIAKLDRLARDAHFLLGLEKAGVEFLAVDMPHANRLTIGIMALVAEEEARAISARTRAALAAAKMRGVVLGNPRLQAGDKIVAALASNVWKRDAAKRAAEVLPYIVAARRAGATSLREIAAALTARGVRTPRGKEIWGASQVRRVLARQAD